A genomic window from Vitis riparia cultivar Riparia Gloire de Montpellier isolate 1030 chromosome 18, EGFV_Vit.rip_1.0, whole genome shotgun sequence includes:
- the LOC117905663 gene encoding disease resistance protein RPV1-like, whose amino-acid sequence MAPTTRSSDFSLGWSWDVFLSFRGEDTRFTFTDHLYSALCQQKGIRTFRDDEGLDRGEEIGSSLLKTIEESRMYIMVFSKTYAHSKWCLDELAKIMECKTQKGQMVVPVFYHVDPCDVRNQTRSFGEAFDI is encoded by the coding sequence ATGGCTCCAACGACAAGATCAAGTGACTTTTCTCTTGGATGGAGTTGGGACGTCTTTTTGAGCTTTAGAGGTGAAGACACTCGCTTCACTTTTACTGATCATCTTTATTCCGCTTTGTGTCAACAGAAGGGCATCCGCACCTTCAGAGACGATGAAGGACTTGATAGAGGAGAAGAGATCGGGTCATCACTCTTGAAGACTATTGAAGAATCGAGGATGTATATTATGGTTTTTTCGAAAACCTATGCTCACTCAAAATGGTGCTTGGATGAGCTGGCCAAGATCATGGAGTGCAAGACACAAAAGGGACAGATGGTTGTGCCAGTTTTCTACCATGTGGATCCATGTGATGTGCGAAATCAGACGCGGAGTTTTGGAGAAGCATTtgatatttaa